In Podarcis muralis chromosome 7, rPodMur119.hap1.1, whole genome shotgun sequence, the genomic stretch atgaacatgagtttgaccaaactgtgggaggcagtggaagacaggagtgcctggcgtgctctgatccatggggtcacgaagagtcggacacgactaaacgactaaacaacaacaacaacctggtggGCGTTTGGGCTGTACAGGAATGTATTTCCAAGCAGGTCCTACTTCTCTGTCCACTTGGACCTTAGCatgttttcttccttctctttacaGGTCTATATTATTGGGCACGTCCCTCCTGGCTTCTTTGAGAAGAAACGGGGCAAGCCTTGGTTCCGAGAACACTTTAACCAGAGATATACCaaaataattcagaagcatcatggAGTGATCGTGGCACAGTTCTTTGGGCATCATCACACTGATAGCTTTAGGATGTTTTACAGTAACACAGGTACCTTCCCCATgatgccatagctcagtggtagaacatctggctTGCCTGCAGAGGGTTCACTCCTCAGCACCTCCATATAGGACTTTGAGAGACTCCCATATGAAACCTTGGTgggccactaccagtcagtgtcggcaatactgagctagatagaccaatggtctcagtatacagcagcttcctatgcttaCAGTTCAGAAATCCACTGTAGGCTGTCAAGTTGTTTTTACACTGCTTTTCAATAGAACCAGGATGGGCTGGCATCAAAGGTCCAGCATGGTTTGGTGAAAGTCTGCTGTTCCCCCTTGAATCTGCTCCTTCTTTTcaccattttcttttcatttattttatttgtatattgctTAACTGCAAATGAAGCCtcgaagcggtttacaaaaaaatgaTAACATATACATCAGAATAATCAGTAACAGCCAAAGTTAGAAGcaagttttaaaaaattcaaaatataattaaaaccaGCAGTTTACAAATGAGAATAATAATTTAATGCCATTCCGTGGACATTGCTATTGTGTTTTAAGCTGGAAGTGAAATAGCGAATCTGCTTCCAGACGTCtgtaaaccaaaaaaaaaaaaaatttgtaaTGAACTGGGTATTCCAGCCCCAAATGCTGGAGAGGGCCAATTTTATTTGGGACTGAAAAGGGTTAAATACTTCGCCTTGCATGATTGCCCCAcatggcagggagggcagaatgaATATAAGACAGTATTACTTGGGAATGCAAGGGTTAAGGTGATAGAGTTGTTTTGGAAAGAGGAGTTGCAGACCATAAAGAAGGAAATGCCTACAGCACTAtctagtggtacctcaggttaagaattcaattcgttctagaggtctggtcttaacctgaggtaccactttagctaatggggcctcctgctgctgccgcgccgccagagcacgatttctgttctcatcctgaagcaaagttcttaacccgaggtattatttctgggttagaggagtctgtaacctgaagcgtctgtaacctgaggtaccaaagTGCAGGCAATTAACCCCCTGTATAGGCTGAAACAGCTTTACAATGGGGTTGTCTACACTCGGAAGAAATGGTTGCAGTTCTTCCAttgtgtaataaaataaaatgaagttgGAGCTCTGAGCAGGGAATACATGGGAGGAGGCTGTTTCGATCACTATATCCTGCTGATACCTCATTAAAAGAGTGACCAGAACATGCCTGTTCCACCCCAAATACCCAGTTGTTGGGAAGCAGTCTAATTTAAGTTTAATATTGCCTTTTCTTCCAGGTTTATCCACCAGCGTCATGTTTTTAGCTCCAGGAGTAACAccatggaagacaaccttaccaGGCGTGCACAATGGGGCCAACAACCCTGGCATCCGGGTCTTCACATATGACCGTGACACGCTGCTGGTGAAGGTAGGGGCACCGTCATTTGCTTGCGTTTGTCTCTAGTAAAGCAAGCGCTCATGTCAAGGGTGACCTGACAATGAGGCCATGGAGGGAGAGCATTCTGGCAGAGTTATTAATCCTGCCCAGTAAAGACCAGAGAAGTGGATCAGCCTTCTGCAGAGATTGGCTGTGACTATCTTTTGCCCTGGATTGCACTACATAGTGCCAGCAAGGCAGTAGATGCCATGAAGACAGCAGCAGCTGGCACAGTCCTGCTAATGTGGGCTTTTAATTACCTTGTTTCTTGCATTAAAATACTTCAGCCATTATTTTAATTACTTGTGGGGGGTTTTAACGCACCTGCATGTTGCAGCAGACACCATCTTAGAAAAAGGTTGTTGGCATGTATATGTTTGTTGAGTGAGATAGAGACAGGgagatttttttattgtattttattgtacagctgctcctgccaacccagcagttcgaaagcatgtcaaagtgcaagtagatcaataggtaccgctccggcgggaaggtaaatgatgtttctgtgcgctgctttggttcaccagaagcagcttagtcatgctggccacatgacccggaagctgtacgccagctccctcggccaataaagtgagatgagcgccacaaccccagagttggtcatgactggacctaatggtcaggggtccctttacctttacctctggttaagaacttaattcattccggaggtctgttcttaacctgaaactgttcttaacctgaggtaccactttagctaatggggcctcctgctgccactgtgtgatttctgttctcatcctgaggtaaagttcttaacccgaggtactgtttctgggttagcagagtctgtaacctgaagcgtttgtaacctgaggtaccactgtaaaaacttttaaaacaataatggcagccagcttcttcttttcttttagcacaaagaacaaaCAAAGCAGCTTAGGATAAATACTGATAACATAagggtgtttttttgtgtggtggtggttgattttttttttttgcaaggctaACGTTAGCCCCTAGTCCAGTAATACCTTTTCTAAAACGATGCCTGCTGATTGTGTACGTTCTTGTGTTTTAAAGAGTTCAGCATTTAGTCGGTCAAAATAAGTTTAACCAAATACCCACCTTTGACCCAATGTCTTCTCTTCCATTTCAGGATATGGTAACTTATTATTTAAACCTCACGCATGCTAACATGGGGGCCCCTAAATGGGAGAAAGAGTACAGCCTGACAGAAGCTTTCCAGATCCCAGATGGTTCCGCCCactccatgcagctgctggtggaGAAGCTTGAGAAAGACCAAAGCTACCTACAGAAATACTACCGGTTTAATTCAGTTCAATACGACCTTTCAGACTGTGATGACGTCTGCCAGACCGACCATATCTGTGCCATCAGGGAGGTTGATTTTGCAAAATACCACCAGTGTATTCAAGCCAGAAGTGACGCAGCAGTGCCTTCAGTCCCAGAGTTGGGTCTTCTGTTCTTCTGCTGCGTGATGGGGCTTGTTACTCTAGGCCTTTGAGAGCCTTGAATGAACTATGATACGAGCATAGGCACCCGGCTTCTACACAGAAAAAGCACAGGATGCGACCACTGCCACAGGCCTCAGCATCCTAAGGAGATCACCCTTCTCAGGGTTTGGGTTTTATTCGTTTTGGCAAACCTAGGCTTGAAAGTATGTATACAAATGGTAGCTCACCTCCTTCCATGGGCTATTGGACCGTCTGAGCACAGGATTATGACAACCTCATTCCAGCATCAGGCAAGATCATTTTGGCAGAATAAGAAACAAAGCTTAGCGTGGTCTCCTCTCGCAAGGAGTTCCCAAAGGATTTCTCCAACTGGgggaatgggcagtaa encodes the following:
- the SMPDL3B gene encoding acid sphingomyelinase-like phosphodiesterase 3b isoform X6, whose product is MLSGLGPARRMIVLNTNLYYDNNNQTSSLEDPGGQFLWLEDMLTKAAEAGEKVYIIGHVPPGFFEKKRGKPWFREHFNQRYTKIIQKHHGVIVAQFFGHHHTDSFRMFYSNTGLSTSVMFLAPGVTPWKTTLPGVHNGANNPGIRVFTYDRDTLLVKDMVTYYLNLTHANMGAPKWEKEYSLTEAFQIPDGSAHSMQLLVEKLEKDQSYLQKYYRFNSVQYDLSDCDDVCQTDHICAIREVDFAKYHQCIQARSDAAVPSVPELGLLFFCCVMGLVTLGL
- the SMPDL3B gene encoding acid sphingomyelinase-like phosphodiesterase 3b isoform X4, whose protein sequence is MIDSRLHDSRNASGYFWHITDLHLDPQYKVSPDPLKVCPSAGAQPVANPGAWGNYLCDAPWILVNSSVYAMKQVLPNPDFILWTGDDTPHVADEKLGEDTVLEIIENLTNLIKHVFPETQVYPAMGNHDFHPKNQFPAKENRIYDVTADLWRSWLSNSSLQTFRAGAFYSQMLSGLGPARRMIVLNTNLYYDNNNQTSSLEDPGGQFLWLEDMLTKAAEAGEKVYIIGHVPPGFFEKKRGKPWFREHFNQRYTKIIQKHHGVIVAQFFGHHHTDSFRMFYSNTGLSTSVMFLAPGVTPWKTTLPGVHNGANNPGIRVFTYDRDTLLVKDMVTYYLNLTHANMGAPKWEKEYSLTEAFQIPDGSAHSMQLLVEKLEKDQSYLQKYYRFNSVQYDLSDCDDVCQTDHICAIREVDFAKYHQCIQARSDAAVPSVPELGLLFFCCVMGLVTLGL
- the SMPDL3B gene encoding acid sphingomyelinase-like phosphodiesterase 3b isoform X5, which codes for MGNHDFHPKNQFPAKENRIYDVTADLWRSWLSNSSLQTFRAGAFYSQMLSGLGPARRMIVLNTNLYYDNNNQTSSLEDPGGQFLWLEDMLTKAAEAGEKVYIIGHVPPGFFEKKRGKPWFREHFNQRYTKIIQKHHGVIVAQFFGHHHTDSFRMFYSNTGLSTSVMFLAPGVTPWKTTLPGVHNGANNPGIRVFTYDRDTLLVKDMVTYYLNLTHANMGAPKWEKEYSLTEAFQIPDGSAHSMQLLVEKLEKDQSYLQKYYRFNSVQYDLSDCDDVCQTDHICAIREVDFAKYHQCIQARSDAAVPSVPELGLLFFCCVMGLVTLGL